The proteins below come from a single Eremothecium sinecaudum strain ATCC 58844 chromosome II, complete sequence genomic window:
- the CNM67 gene encoding Cnm67p (Syntenic homolog of Ashbya gossypii ABL193C; Syntenic homolog of Saccharomyces cerevisiae YNL225C (CNM67) and YDL239C (ADY3)): MFGIGNGLNDMDGAGSIKLNMSEEKFDYTESEFDENDDSTVSEGKIKLDRSFNFRGFMNRLNGKHKALELAGQLDSKRGVSEGIEVSASTDGPKEYSENEEKALQLPMWNGQAGIRQGQHGHKANMETSTPMKQSTKGDLVVQSTPLAKPGALNRTQPKDILREKLIENHNRKVSVNSVNSGHTQRDIMQETRDLREEMSKLQEELAASENHQLEKDGEISQLNRKLNDKESQILELKKQLESKNSELMTFEQKSATAAESIVALTERNKQKDAKIKSLEQSLENSVVDTEAEVTNLNKVLEQVTLEYKKYKIETKLRLDESESTLRKAEERSKELQEKLESKSLELSEMNSKLSEMNTKLSEMNNRLSEMTNKLTSRETEISNLQAFLNESNTRSNTLQSDKEALTTEVQNQKEKLTSTIAEMQSLKDTLEKLNDEKNTDITTIKDELEQNWKQKADMLKESEKECRELKSTLADKTKELSSATSQLKKITSERDSVKKFIEQLKCFDIPIGSLAMEQYKKSPKHPSINLLLKEKQDILRFYLKSDEEAINKLNSEIDALKTSNDDLRAELELKLKSTAEKYGSTEASMKREILSLQSDLKERTGVIDKLQSTVDMLQKDAAALIREKEESVNRNAELAQQISKLQESQLQEDHEKFVELCDKNQELIQKCSDLTEKIHEVEVKLHTAESKAESLQNELNSKESIITEKQQLITELQLTQTQIQKSLEKLKGNPADMISFDSAQKTYHNLDRKTYNHLMVDQVNHLDLVQLQNIVKNIILLLETPFSKLSKKMPLVSIYLRYEKSLCFHFANMLHYHVYHEPIDIKKFTNDAYSQYLERHDFSKIRHPLELCLEKLYEEVRSRLKY; the protein is encoded by the coding sequence ATGTTTGGAATTGGGAACGGTCTTAATGATATGGATGGTGCTGGAAGCATCAAGCTTAACATGAGCGAGGAGAAGTTCGATTATACAGAGAGTGAATTCGATGAGAATGATGATTCAACTGTATCGGAAGGCAAGATCAAGCTAGATAGGAGCTTTAATTTCCGAGGCTTCATGAATAGATTGAATGGGAAGCACAAAGCTTTAGAATTAGCAGGTCAACTGGATAGTAAGCGTGGCGTTTCAGAAGGAATAGAGGTTTCTGCGTCGACCGATGGGCCAAAAGAGTACTCTGAAAACGAAGAGAAGGCCCTTCAACTTCCAATGTGGAATGGGCAAGCTGGTATACGGCAGGGTCAACACGGGCACAAAGCAAATATGGAGACTTCGACCCCAATGAAACAGTCCACTAAGGGAGATTTAGTTGTGCAATCGACGCCGCTTGCCAAACCGGGAGCTTTAAATAGAACGCAACCCAAGGATATTCTGCGGGAGAAACTAATTGAGAACCATAACAGGAAGGTGAGCGTAAATAGTGTAAATTCTGGACATACACAACGAGATATTATGCAAGAAACAAGAGATTTGAGAGAGGAGATGTCAAAACTACAGGAAGAATTGGCGGCTTCAGAAAACCACCAACTTGAAAAAGATGGTGAAATCAGTCAACTCAACCGGAAGCTTAACGATAAGGAATCACAGATCTTGGAGCTAAAAAAACAGCTCGAATCAAAAAACTCTGAATTAATGACCTTTGAGCAGAAGTCAGCAACCGCCGCTGAATCGATAGTCGCACTTACAGAGAGAAATAAACAGAAAGATGCTAAAATAAAGAGCTTGGAACAGAGTTTAGAGAATTCAGTAGTGGATACCGAGGCGGAAGTCACCAATTTGAACAAAGTGCTCGAACAGGTAACCTTAGAATATAAGAAATATAAAATTGAGACTAAATTACGTCTAGATGAGTCCGAATCAACGCTAAGAAAGGCAGAAGAGAGAAGTAAGGAATTGCAAGAGAAATTAGAAAGCAAATCGCTCGAATTGTCTGAAATGAACAGCAAATTATCTGAAATGAACACCAAACTGTCAGAAATGAACAACAGGCTTTCTGAAATGACAAACAAGCTAACGTCTAGAGAAACAGAGATTTCGAATTTACAGGCATTCCTAAATGAATCGAACACCCGGTCAAATACTTTGCAATCAGATAAGGAGGCGTTGACCACCGAGGTGCAAAATCAGAAGGAAAAACTTACAAGTACGATCGCGGAGATGCAGTCATTGAAAGACACGCTTGAGAAGTTGAATGATGAGAAAAATACCGATATTACCACTATAAAGGATGAACTTGAACAAAACTGGAAACAGAAGGCGGATATGTTGAAAGAATCCGAGAAAGAATGTCGTGAATTAAAATCGACCTTGGCCGATAAGACCAAAGAACTAAGTTCTGCTACTTCTCAATTAAAGAAGATTACCTCAGAAAGGGACAGTGTTAAGAAGTTCATCGAACAGCTTAAATGTTTCGACATACCTATTGGAAGTTTAGCAATGGAACAATACAAAAAAAGTCCAAAACACCCGTCTATTAATTTGCTGTTAAAGGAAAAGCAAGACATCCTACGGTTCTACCTCAAAtctgatgaagaagctaTTAATAAATTGAATAGTGAAATTGATGCCCTTAAAACCAGTAATGATGATCTACGAGCTGAACTAGAGctgaaattgaaaagtaCTGCGGAAAAATATGGATCTACAGAGGCTAGTATGAAGAGAGAGATCCTGAGTTTACAGAGTGATTTAAAGGAGCGTACGGGTGTAATCGATAAATTGCAAAGTACCGTAGATATGCTACAGAAAGATGCCGCTGCATTAATTAGGGAAAAAGAGGAGTCAGTAAATAGAAACGCAGAGTTAGCACAGCAAATCTCGAAATTGCAAGAAAGCCAGCTACAGGAGGACCACGAGAAGTTCGTAGAGCTATGTGATAAGAACCAGGAACTAATACAGAAATGTAGCGACCTAACAGAAAAAATACATGAAGTCGAAGTCAAATTACACACAGCAGAAAGCAAAGCTGAATCATTGCAAAATGAGTTAAACAGTAAGGAATCAATCATCACAGAAAAACAACAGCTAATAACAGAGTTACAACTGACTCAAACTCAAATACAAAAGAGCCTCGAAAAGTTGAAAGGCAACCCTGCTGACATGATCTCATTTGACAGTGCCCAGAAAACTTACCACAACCTAGACAGAAAAACATACAATCATCTTATGGTCGATCAAGTTAACCATCTAGATCTAGTTCAACTGCAAAATATTGTCAAAAATATTATATTGTTACTAGAAACGCCTTTCAGTAAGTTATCAAAGAAAATGCCATTGGTGAGTATTTACCTAAGATATGAGAAGAGTTTATGCTTCCATTTTGCCAACATGCTACACTACCACGTCTACCATGAACCAATAGATATAAAAAAGTTCACAAACGACGCATACTCACAATACTTGGAAAGACATGATTTTTCGAAGATAAGACACCCTTTAGAGTTGTGTTTGGAGAAGCTTTATGAAGAGGTTCGTTCGAGGTTAAAATATTGA
- the JJJ1 gene encoding Jjj1p (Syntenic homolog of Ashbya gossypii ABL194C; Syntenic homolog of Saccharomyces cerevisiae YNL227C (JJJ1)) → MKQCYYELLGVSSVASDDELKRAYRKKALQYHPDKNREDTEKATEIFATIRSAYEVLSDPQERAWYDSHREQILKDDYNPNYADDDDYEVDATVTGITTAELLKYFNSGLYTKVNDGPNGLYQIAGKLFAKLASEEVIWGRKSGLEEYKDKNDDRFEEQITSLGYTKACDAYSSNNDTYYPVFGYSTTSYEKLRAFYSKWGSFNSLKSFSWEDDYMYSRNYDRKTKREINKRNEKKRAQARSEYNKTVKRFVTFIKKFDTRMKEGQKKFEAEKKKKLQEALKKQVEKDRQAYDAAISDPFQLQSWQTVDKAYWEELEKQFASSDEEDAESNSDEEVITHPRKCITCNKKFKSQRQFENHNNTNAHKKKLKKVKWQMRKESMHLGLEDISDLSEYDSAKEEHNSSSASEHEDDSDSDSDSSSFSEDSEQNAESLEMDDILKELDKIEKELRLVDELSSSDDNSSQFCVEDGVLSELDMQLASDTEKIASDVAEDPKVPDGSQKEHELDKILSEVRGNEEWDAKTPTKKANKKRKDKKPSKTSSAQSSNIKSDSHIQGPSCGSCGLVFNSRNKLFAHIKSSGHAVAPAKAKKVNPKKKKSKNM, encoded by the coding sequence ATGAAACAATGTTACTATGAACTCCTTGGCGTGAGTTCTGTAGCCTCTGATGATGAATTAAAAAGGGCATATCGTAAAAAAGCTCTTCAATACCATCCTGACAAAAATAGAGAAGACACCGAGAAGGCCACAGAGATCTTTGCAACAATTAGGTCAGCTTATGAGGTTCTTTCTGATCCACAAGAACGTGCTTGGTATGATTCACATAGAGAGCAAATTTTAAAAGATGACTATAACCCAAATTACGCggatgatgatgattaTGAAGTAGATGCCACAGTAACAGGAATTACGACGGCAGAATTGCTGAAATACTTTAATTCTGGTCTATACACAAAGGTAAATGATGGTCCAAACGGGCTCTATCAGATAGCAGGTAAGCTTTTTGCAAAATTAGCTTCTGAGGAAGTAATATGGGGTAGAAAAAGCGGTTTAGAAGAATACAAGGACAAAAATGATGATAGATTTGAGGAGCAGATAACTAGTTTGGGCTACACGAAGGCATGCGATGCATACTCCTCCAACAATGACACTTATTATCCTGTTTTTGGGTATTCTACGACAAGTTACGAGAAATTGAGAGCATTTTACAGCAAATGGGGGAGCTTCAACTCTTTGAAGAGTTTTAGCTGGGAAGATGACTATATGTACTCGAGAAACTATGATAGAAAGACGAAGAGGGAGATCAATAAACGAAATGAGAAGAAAAGGGCTCAAGCTAGAAGTGAATATAATAAAACGGTGAAAAGATTTGTTACTTTTATCAAAAAGTTTGATACCCGAATGAAAGAGGGTCAAAAGAAGTTTGAAGCagagaagaaaaagaagctCCAAGAAGCATTGAAGAAGCAGGTAGAGAAAGATAGACAAGCATATGATGCGGCAATCTCCGATCCATTCCAGCTACAGAGTTGGCAGACTGTCGATAAAGCGTACTGGGAAGAATTAGAGAAGCAATTCGCCAGTTCTGATGAGGAGGACGCCGAATCAAATTCAGATGAAGAAGTAATAACCCATCCAAGAAAATGTATCACCTGCAACAAGAAATTCAAGTCGCAGAGGCAATTCGAAAACCATAATAATACCAATGCTCACAAGAAGAAACTAAAGAAGGTAAAGTGGCAAATGAGAAAAGAGAGTATGCACTTAGGACTCGAGGACATATCCGACTTAAGCGAGTATGATTCTGCCAAAGAAGAGCACAATTCATCTTCTGCATCAGAACACGAGGATGATAGCGATAGTGATTCCGACAGCAGCAGTTTTTCAGAAGATAGTGAACAAAATGCCGAAAGTCTTGAAATGGATGATATTttaaaggaattggatAAGATAGAAAAGGAACTACGGTTAGTAGATGAACTATCCTCTTCTGATGACAATTCTTCACAATTTTGCGTGGAAGACGGGGTACTTAGTGAACTTGATATGCAGTTAGCTTCTGACACCGAAAAAATAGCATCAGACGTCGCAGAAGATCCTAAAGTACCTGATGGATCCCAAAAAGAACACGAACTAGACAAAATTCTTTCCGAGGTCCGTGGCAACGAAGAATGGGATGCCAAAACCCCCACAAAAAAAGCCAACAAAAAGAGAAAGGATAAAAAACCTTCCAAAACCAGCAGCGCGCAGTCCTCAAATATCAAATCAGACTCTCATATCCAGGGTCCCTCTTGTGGGAGCTGTGGGTTAGTTTTTAATAGCAGAAATAAGTTATTTGCCCACATCAAAAGCTCAGGGCATGCTGTAGCTCCTGCAAAAGCGAAGAAAGTTAATccgaagaagaagaagtcgAAGAATATGTAG
- the URE2 gene encoding glutathione peroxidase (Syntenic homolog of Ashbya gossypii ABL195C; Syntenic homolog of Saccharomyces cerevisiae YNL229C (URE2)): MQQNARNNSNSPGAGAGNTVSNLSSALRQVHIGNSNTTTDQSNIAIDLNSRSTQQQLMDDLNRSSSNAQDAAQVQSQQQGGHHEQDQANNGVPQQYGGPSVIDVSRITKFFQNQPMEGYTLFSHRSAPNGFKVAIVLSELNLNYDTIFLDFNLGEHRAPEFVAINPNARVPALIDHNLDNLSIWESGAIILHLVNKYYRDTGNPLLWSDNLAEQAHINSWMFFQTSGHAPMIGQALHFRYFHSQKVPSAVERYTDEVRRVYGVVEMALAEKREALIMDLDSENAAAYSAGTTPLNQSRFFDYPVWLVGDNISVADLSFVPWNNVVDRIGINIKVEFPEVYKWTKHMMRRTAVIKALRGE; this comes from the coding sequence ATGCAGCAGAACGCAAGAAATAATAGTAACAGCCCAGGTGCGGGGGCTGGGAATACCGTTTCGAACTTATCCAGTGCTCTACGTCAAGTCCATATTGGTAACAGTAATACCACAACTGATCAAAGCAATATTGCAATAGATTTAAACAGCAGATCAACGCAGCAACAGTTAATGGATGACCTGAATAGAAGCTCTTCAAATGCCCAAGATGCCGCTCAGGTGCAGTCACAGCAACAGGGAGGGCATCATGAACAGGACCAGGCCAATAATGGGGTCCCGCAACAGTACGGAGGACCTAGCGTGATTGACGTTTCTAGAATAACAAAATTTTTCCAGAACCAACCTATGGAAGGTTATACGTTATTTTCTCACCGGTCAGCTCCAAATGGTTTCAAAGTTGCCATCGTTTTGAGCGAGTTGAACCTGAATTATGATACTATATTTCTAGATTTCAATTTAGGCGAGCATAGGGCTCCTGAGTTTGTTGCCATCAACCCTAATGCTCGTGTCCCCGCTTTAATTGATCATAACTTAGATAACCTATCTATTTGGGAATCTGGTGCTATTATTTTACACCTTGTGAACAAATACTACAGGGATACAGGAAATCCACTACTATGGTCCGATAATCTTGCGGAGCAAGCGCATATTAATTCTTGGATGTTTTTTCAAACTTCAGGACATGCACCAATGATCGGCCAAGCGCTGCATTTCAGGTACTTTCATTCACAAAAGGTTCCAAGCGCTGTAGAACGCTACACAGATGAAGTAAGGAGAGTTTACGGCGTTGTGGAAATGGCGCTTGCTGAAAAAAGGGAAGCGCTAATAATGGACCTCGACTCAGAAAATGCCGCTGCATATTCTGCAGGTACTACACCTTTGAACCAAAGTCGATTTTTTGACTATCCAGTATGGTTGGTAGGTGATAACATCAGTGTTGCAGATCTATCGTTTGTACCTTGGAATAATGTTGTTGATCGCATTGGAATAAACATTAAGGTAGAATTTCCAGAAGTTTATAAATGGACGAAGCATATGATGAGAAGAACGGCAGTAATCAAAGCATTGCGCGGGGAATAG
- a CDS encoding HBR546Wp (Syntenic homolog of Ashbya gossypii ABL196C; Non-syntenic homolog of Saccharomyces cerevisiae YNL145W (MFA2)) has protein sequence MQPSTVTTTNASQKNNSENADNWIKKGFGWTPHCVIV, from the coding sequence ATGCAACCATCCACTGTTACCACTACTAACGCCTCTCAAAAGAACAACTCAGAAAACGCTGACAACTGGATTAAGAAAGGCTTCGGCTGGACTCCACACTGTGTTATTGTTTGA
- the ELA1 gene encoding elongin A (Syntenic homolog of Ashbya gossypii ABL197C; Syntenic homolog of Saccharomyces cerevisiae YNL230C (ELA1)): protein MKKRELPTLQDYCVLTLMRNRLLLEDVAHMPYRLIRPVLARLKADQLIRLEKTNAMLILADDEIWYELLKKDFPLNVHTQYVQRKNQVYEYYLNCIKDIEADLLEDRDLIKNHFHEAVKKDPVVFKYRLPSRLLYQQHQREMHKKQELSAERLRESVRQLQEEKEKSLITWLEEPLYAERATARSRPRPQRSHLYLKSYREHLKRREHFKSGGYDPTQRKVVRPASPASPVSPESPSSPTTMLSAGSAASGNQSTARSDEGSPTEIISGTSPHGVPQQKRANSPPQGIDDSQQTTENPPTSRKRSNLFMPRTLPPPPSKKPKIYIHRPR from the coding sequence ATGAAAAAGAGGGAGCTACCGACGTTACAGGATTACTGTGTTCTAACGTTGATGAGAAACcgtcttcttcttgagGACGTCGCACATATGCCATATAGGCTAATAAGGCCGGTGTTAGCAAGACTAAAGGCTGACCAACTAATAAGGCTTGAAAAAACCAATGCTATGTTGATTTTGgctgatgatgaaatttGGTATGAGCTACTTAAGAAGGACTTTCCGTTAAACGTGCACACGCAGTACGTTCAACGCAAAAACCAGGTTTATGAATATTACTTGAATTGCattaaagatattgaagCTGACTTGTTGGAGGATCGGGATTTGATTAAAAACCACTTTCATGAAGCCGTGAAGAAGGACCCCGTTGTTTTCAAGTACCGATTACCGTCTCGGCTTCTTTACCAACAGCACCAGCGAGAGATGCATAAGAAACAGGAACTTAGTGCAGAGCGATTGCGCGAGTCGGTACGGCAATTGCAGGAGGAAAAGGAAAAGAGTCTAATAACATGGCTAGAAGAGCCTTTGTATGCAGAAAGAGCGACTGCTCGCTCACGTCCGCGCCCGCAACGCTCCCACCTGTACCTGAAGTCATACAGAGAGCATCTTAAACGACGAGAACACTTTAAAAGCGGTGGTTATGATCCTACTCAACGTAAGGTTGTGCGACCAGCATCTCCAGCATCACCTGTATCACCAGAATCTCCTTCATCACCCACAACCATGCTTAGCGCTGGTTCGGCGGCATCAGGGAATCAAAGTACCGCACGTAGTGATGAAGGATCACCAACAGAAATCATCTCAGGAACGTCTCCTCATGGTGTACCTCAGCAAAAGCGTGCTAACTCTCCCCCACAGGGCATAGATGATTCTCAGCAAACTACAGAGAATCCACCCACATCAAGGAAACGTTCTAACCTTTTTATGCCAAGAACGTTACCACCTCCACCATCTAAGAAGCCAAAAATCTATATTCATCGACCACGCTGA
- the CSL4 gene encoding exosome non-catalytic core subunit CSL4 (Syntenic homolog of Ashbya gossypii ABL199W; Syntenic homolog of Saccharomyces cerevisiae YNL232W (CSL4)) codes for MKFLSKFPKAVYPGQLICPLYQGEDGEGSNMVYKFSPGPGTMIQKYKVKDEDLEVISATLLGQVIVKEIESSTEADKDGPSTGDQENEVKQLQIKQFTVSVSNNTDDDLREDRKNYRIDNDFANNLPKEGDVVLCRVTRIRQQMANVEILAVEGKTSPIDSGVGSKGTGVPVQGEGIVTFSVSQASSDVGDTFRGIIRSQDVRATDRDRVKIMESFRPGDIVRAEVLSLGDGSNYYLTTARNDLGVVFAKASRGAGGLMYALDWQTMVAPSTGAIEQRKCAKPF; via the coding sequence ATGAAGTTCTTATCTAAGTTTCCAAAGGCAGTATATCCTGGCCAACTAATTTGCCCACTTTATCAAGGTGAGGATGGTGAAGGAAGTAATATGGTATACAAGTTCTCCCCAGGACCTGGTACAATGATACAGAAATATAAGGTTAAAGATGAGGATCTAGAAGTAATATCTGCTACTTTATTGGGACAGGTTATAGTCAAAGAGATTGAATCTAGTACGGAAGCAGACAAAGATGGTCCTTCAACTGGTGATCAAGAAAATGAAGTAAAGCAGTTGCAGATAAAACAATTCACTGTTTCGGTTTCTAATAACACTGATGATGATCTGCGAGAAGATCGTAAGAACTACCGCATTGACAATGATTTTGCAAATAACTTGCCAAAGGAAGGAGATGTTGTTTTATGTCGTGTAACAAGAATTAGACAACAAATGGCGAATGTTGAAATTCTAGCCGTAGAAGGCAAAACTTCCCCCATAGATTCAGGTGTTGGTAGTAAAGGAACAGGAGTACCCGTTCAGGGTGAGGGTATCGTTACATTTTCTGTTTCACAAGCGTCCTCCGATGTGGGTGATACTTTTCGGGGCATCATAAGGTCTCAAGACGTTAGAGCAACGGATCGTGACCGTGTTAAGATTATGGAATCATTTAGACCTGGTGATATTGTTAGAGCTGAAGTTCTATCTCTCGGTGATGGCAGTAATTATTACCTAACTACGGCTCGAAATGACCTTGGTGTAGTGTTTGCTAAGGCTAGTAGAGGCGCTGGTGGACTAATGTATGCACTTGATTGGCAAACAATGGTTGCTCCTTCTACCGGAGCTATAGAGCAGCGTAAATGTGCGAAACCATTTTGA
- the BNI4 gene encoding Bni4p (Syntenic homolog of Ashbya gossypii ABL200W; Syntenic homolog of Saccharomyces cerevisiae YNL233W (BNI4)) has product MSSFYNGTDKGAEGDPRSSIWVEDAQTSETRKTTTLKGDSSGTECDLFEDDDNTDTFNGGGVELVWDEEVTERCSNLEDDSEHALEVQTEKLQMTMSPSLSALAGILNEKTKKAEEKMRRGSIAILEESIAENDLTGEKYMPHGNTSTRNIRPKAHNAKSPNLVNIDDENLSDFNHKLSSLGKEQISVIEPDFLSTPIVQPMTPEFQKTYNNSSAQDWSVNSVTSRMKSSHSGSSDERPRAKSLTSTVETGTPATSKDSVDSIQANLERLNEQAKNSQRKRRSVFSFLRKITPNVNSTENVTSSRRQFSLPTSVTFSVTSPTDEPSRVFNRQERKSTTGSSLFSSFRRSRIESDSSVFISNEEFSKPLPLPKPRERNSGKSADKPTRTDGSNSKITKRYFNENTKSRETEKGVVDAPKPAGRFSNRPPPPPIEKLSAENLHPEDAWLKLPGNEGLFPKSLDPQEVDSIVSIERTRSQRSARNSTHSYRRSFTDISTHAQSEGMFIAEASDVLLSTPDLTKSPTGSILRNTGTFEPPELDKDNLNLVIDTNGASLGTGLENDSHPDEDNSFSVIQAKLNELTVDTYQDDEGYSSKNILTNPDSLDSKGTDTEFMDDIMEFANIIDFGDDLQLDLDLNNNDYEYKTLNPCNEYGSEKEKTPVNNSPQFYEPRQISIGGDLFQVPLTPGASYDEFESDTYPETDVEGADLYGTMSSMQPIDPYLPSASNTSRPYSMSFRGLGARQFNSSHDLSIFASSVDLTTTVGNKDECVRFSSKILLHETYSEEEYDRRPDIATCNQLTPQLGQLIREELNCIKSEMEVHEESRCYTHFL; this is encoded by the coding sequence ATGAGTTCATTTTACAATGGTACTGATAAAGGCGCAGAAGGTGATCCGCGTTCTTCGATTTGGGTTGAAGACGCACAAACGTCAGAGACAAGGAAGACTACAACGCTAAAAGGAGACTCTTCAGGCACTGAATGTGATCTGTTTGAGGATGATGATAATACTGATACATTTAATGGTGGTGGGGTTGAACTAGTTTGggatgaagaagttacAGAGCGCTGCTCAAATTTAGAAGATGATTCTGAACATGCACTTGAGGTACAAACAGAGAAGCTACAAATGACTATGTCACCCTCATTAAGTGCACTCGCTGGCATTTTGAATGAAAAAACCAAGAAAGCTGAAGAGAAGATGAGGCGTGGCTCTATTGCTATTTTGGAAGAAAGTATTGCAGAAAATGACCTTACGGGCGAAAAATACATGCCGCACGGAAACACTTCAACAAGGAATATACGCCCTAAAGCTCATAATGCCAAATCGCCCAATTTAGTAAATATTGATGACGAAAATTTGTCTGATTTTAATCATAAGTTATCTTCTCTTGGAAAAGAGCAGATCAGTGTTATTGAGCCGGATTTTCTCAGTACGCCAATAGTGCAGCCCATGACACCAGAATTTCAGAAAACGTATAATAATTCAAGCGCGCAGGACTGGAGTGTAAATTCAGTCACATCACGCATGAAATCCTCTCATAGCGGTAGCAGTGATGAGAGGCCCAGGGCTAAGTCGCTGACGAGTACTGTTGAAACGGGAACCCCAGCTACTTCAAAGGACTCTGTGGATTCAATACAAGCTAACCTCGAAAGACTTAATGAGCAAGCTAAAAACAGTCAACGGAAAAGGCGGAGCGTTTTTTCTTTCTTGAGAAAAATAACGCCTAATGTGAACTCTACTGAGAATGTTACTTCAAGTAGGCGACAATTCTCTTTGCCAACATCAGTTACCTTTTCTGTGACGTCTCCGACAGATGAACCGTCGCGAGTATTTAACAGACAGGAAAGAAAGTCTACAACTGGCAGCAGCCTATTTAGCAGCTTCAGAAGGAGCCGCATTGAAAGTGATTCTTCTGTTTTCATATCAAATGAAGAGTTCTCGAAACCCTTGCCGCTACCCAAGCCTAGAGAACGTAATTCTGGAAAAAGTGCCGATAAGCCTACTAGAACAGATGGATCTAATAGCAAGATTACCAAAAGGTATTTTAACGAGAATACGAAATCTAGAGAAACCGAAAAAGGCGTTGTGGATGCTCCGAAACCAGCGGGACGTTTTAGTAATCGaccaccaccaccaccaATCGAAAAACTCTCTGCGGAAAACTTGCATCCCGAGGACGCATGGTTAAAGTTGCCAGGGAATGAAGGGCTATTCCCAAAATCACTTGACCCGCAAGAGGTTGATTCTATTGTTTCGATTGAACGTACTCGCTCTCAAAGGTCAGCTAGGAACTCTACTCATTCATATAGAAGATCCTTTACGGATATTTCAACTCATGCTCAAAGCGAGGGTATGTTCATTGCGGAAGCATCGGACGTTCTATTATCAACACCAGATTTGACTAAGTCACCTACTGGGAGTATTTTAAGAAACACAGGTACATTTGAACCTCCAGAACTCGACAAAGATAACCTTAACTTGGTTATCGATACAAATGGAGCTAGCCTAGGTACCGGATTAGAAAATGACAGTCATCCTGATGAAGATAATTCATTTAGTGTAATACAAGCAAAACTTAACGAGCTAACTGTTGATACTTACCAGGATGATGAAGGGTATTCAAGCAAGAATATATTAACAAATCCAGATTCTTTAGACTCGAAAGGTACGGATACAGAATTTATGGATGATATAATGGAGTTTGCCAACATAATTGACTTTGGGGATGACTTGCAATTGGATCTGGATCTTAATAACAACGACTATGAGTACAAAACTTTGAATCCGTGTAATGAATATGGAAGTGAGAAAGAAAAAACACCTGTAAATAATAGTCCTCAGTTCTATGAACCACGCCAGATTAGCATTGGAGGCGACCTATTTCAGGTTCCGTTAACCCCTGGAGCTTCCTACGACGAGTTTGAAAGTGATACCTATCCCGAAACCGATGTTGAAGGCGCAGATCTTTATGGAACCATGTCTTCCATGCAACCAATTGACCCATACCTCCCATCGGCCTCTAATACTAGCCGCCCATACTCGATGTCATTCAGAGGTCTAGGCGCTCGTCAATTTAATAGTTCTCACGATTTATCTATTTTTGCTAGCAGTGTGGACTTGACTACTACGGTGGGGAATAAAGACGAATGCGTTCGTTTTTCATCCAAGATTCTCTTACACGAGACATATTCCgaagaagaatatgacAGGCGACCAGATATAGCAACATGCAATCAATTAACGCCTCAACTTGGGCAACTTATTCGGGAAGAGTTAAACTGTATCAAGAGCGAAATGGAAGTTCATGAAGAATCGCGATGTTACACGCATTTCTTATAA